A region from the Alnus glutinosa chromosome 5, dhAlnGlut1.1, whole genome shotgun sequence genome encodes:
- the LOC133868491 gene encoding aquaporin NIP1-1-like: MAQNSGSNGNHDVSLTVKECEANHNHASSASKTNQGGGFSLSVPFMQKLVAEVFGTYFLVFAGCGAVVVNLDNDKVVTLPGISIVWGLAVMVLVYSVGHISGAHFNPAVTIAFATCRRFPWKQVPAYVSAQVLGSTLASGTLLLIFSGHENRFAGTIPAGSNLQSFVLEFIITFFLMFVISGVATDNRAIGELAGLAVGSTVLLNVMFAGPISGASMNPARSLGPAIVHCKYESIWVYLSATTLGAISGAWVYNIIRFTDKPLREITKSGSFLKASRSNGSV, from the exons ATGGCACAGAATTCAGGAAGTAACGGAAACCATGATGTTTCTTTGACTGTTAAAGAATGCGAGGCCAATCACAACCATGCCTCCTCTGCGTCCAAAACCAACCAAGGAGGaggcttctctctctctgttccttTCATGCAGAAG TTGGTGGCAGAGGTTTTTGGTACTTACTTCTTGGTCTTTGCCGGTTGTGGAGCGGTGGTGGTGAATTTGGACAATGACAAGGTCGTGACTCTGCCGGGAATATCGATAGTATGGGGGCTGGCTGTGATGGTTCTGGTTTACTCTGTTGGCCACATCTCCGGCGCCCATTTTAATCCTGCGGTCACCATTGCCTTTGCCACTTGTAGAAGATTTCCGTGGAAGCAG GTGCCAGCTTATGTATCAGCTCAAGTCCTCGGGTCGACACTGGCGAGCGGCACCCTACTGTTGATATTCAGTGGGCACGAGAACCGGTTTGCCGGAACAATTCCAGCGGGGTCTAACTTGCAGTCTTTTGTGCTTGAGTTCATAATCACATTCTTCCTCATGTTTGTCATATCCGGTGTTGCCACCGACAACAGAGCT ATCGGAGAGCTTGCTGGCCTTGCTGTTGGGTCTACGGTCCTACTTAACGTAATGTTTGCCGG GCCAATTTCAGGAGCATCGATGAATCCAGCAAGAAGCTTGGGGCCTGCTATTGTACATTGCAAGTACGAAAGCATATGGGTGTACCTTTCGGCGACGACTCTTGGAGCTATATCCGGTGCATGGGTCTACAATATAATCAGGTTCACCGACAAGCCGTTACGCGAGATCACCAAGAGTGGATCTTTCCTAAAAGCGTCAAGAAGTAACGGCTCTGTCTAA
- the LOC133868402 gene encoding aquaporin NIP1-1-like, whose protein sequence is MAENSGSNGNHDVALSVKECEANHNHASSASKTNHGGGFCLSVPFMQKLVAEVFGTYFLVFAGCGAVVVNLDNDKVVTQPGISIVWGLAVMVLVYSVGHISGAHFNPAVTIAFATCRRFPWKQVPAYVSAQVLGSTLASGTLRLIFSGQENRFAGTIPAGSNLQSFVLEFIITFYLMFVISGVATDNRAIGELAGLAVGSTVLLNVMFAGPISGASMNPARSLGPAIVHCKYESLWVYLSATTLGAISGAWVYNIIRFTDKPLREITKSGSFLKASRSNGSVLRSN, encoded by the exons ATGGCAGAGAATTCAGGAAGTAACGGAAACCATGATGTTGCTTTGTCTGTTAAAGAATGCGAGGCCAATCACAACCATGCCTCCTCTGCCTCCAAAACTAACCACGGAGGAGGCTTCTGTCTCTCTGTTCCTTTCATGCAGAAG TTGGTGGCAGAGGTTTTTGGTACCTACTTCTTGGTCTTTGCCGGTTGTGGAGCGGTGGTGGTGAATTTGGACAATGACAAGGTGGTGACTCAGCCGGGAATATCAATAGTATGGGGGCTGGCTGTGATGGTTCTGGTTTACTCTGTTGGCCACATCTCCGGCGCCCATTTTAATCCTGCGGTCACCATTGCATTTGCCACTTGCAGAAGATTTCCATGGAAGCAG GTGCCAGCTTATGTATCAGCTCAAGTCCTCGGGTCAACACTTGCGAGCGGCACCCTTCGGTTGATATTCAGTGGGCAAGAGAACCGGTTTGCCGGAACAATTCCGGCGGGGTCTAACCTGCAGTCTTTTGTGCTCGAGTTCATAATCACATTCTACCTCATGTTTGTCATATCCGGTGTTGCCACCGACAACAGAGCT ATCGGAGAGCTTGCTGGCCTTGCTGTTGGGTCTACGGTCCTACTTAACGTAATGTTTGCCGG GCCAATTTCAGGAGCATCGATGAATCCAGCGAGAAGCTTGGGGCCTGCTATTGTACATTGCAAGTACGAAAGCTTATGGGTGTACCTTTCGGCAACAACTCTTGGGGCTATATCCGGTGCATGGGTGTACAATATAATCAGGTTCACGGACAAGCCGTTACGCGAGATCACCAAGAGTGGATCTTTCCTAAAAGCGTCAAGAAGTAACGGCTCTGTCTTACGGAGTAATTAA
- the LOC133868418 gene encoding aquaporin NIP1-1-like codes for MAQNSGSNGNHDVSLTVKECEANHNHASSASKTNQGGGFYLSVPFMQKLVAEVFGTYFLVFAGCGAVVVNLDNDKVVTLPGISIVWGLAVMVLVYSVGHISGAHFNPAVTIAFATCRRFPWKQVPAYVSAQVLGSTLASGTLLLIFSGHENRFAGTIPAGSNLQSFVLEFIITFFLMFVISGVATDNRAIGELAGLAVGSTVLLNVMFAGPISGASMNPARSLGPAIVHCKYESLWVYLSATTLGAISGAWVYNIIRFTDKPLREITKSGSFLKASRSNGSV; via the exons ATGGCACAGAATTCAGGAAGTAACGGAAACCATGATGTTTCTTTGACTGTTAAAGAATGCGAGGCCAATCACAACCATGCCTCCTCTGCGTCCAAAACCAACCAAGGAGGAGGCTTCTATCTCTCTGTTCCTTTCATGCAGAAG TTGGTGGCAGAGGTTTTTGGTACTTACTTCTTGGTCTTTGCCGGTTGTGGAGCGGTGGTGGTGAATTTGGACAATGACAAGGTGGTGACTCTGCCGGGAATATCGATAGTATGGGGGCTGGCTGTGATGGTTCTGGTTTACTCTGTTGGCCACATCTCCGGCGCCCATTTTAATCCTGCGGTCACCATTGCCTTTGCCACTTGTAGAAGATTTCCGTGGAAGCAG GTGCCAGCTTATGTATCAGCTCAAGTCCTCGGGTCGACACTGGCGAGCGGCACCCTACTGTTGATATTCAGTGGGCACGAGAACCGGTTTGCCGGAACAATTCCAGCGGGGTCTAACCTGCAGTCTTTTGTGCTTGAGTTCATAATCACATTCTTCCTCATGTTTGTCATATCCGGTGTTGCCACCGACAACAGAGCT ATCGGAGAGCTTGCTGGCCTTGCTGTTGGGTCTACGGTCCTACTTAACGTAATGTTTGCCGG GCCAATTTCTGGAGCATCGATGAATCCAGCGAGAAGCTTGGGGCCTGCTATTGTACATTGCAAGTACGAAAGCTTATGGGTGTACCTTTCGGCGACGACTCTTGGGGCTATATCCGGTGCATGGGTCTACAATATAATCAGGTTCACGGACAAGCCGTTACGCGAGATCACCAAGAGTGGATCTTTCCTAAAAGCGTCAAGAAGTAACGGCTCTGTCTAA